Proteins from a genomic interval of Methanofollis fontis:
- the dps gene encoding DNA protection during starvation protein yields the protein MAKVTRKMVEDAGVDVDHLIDLLVKNAAAELTTYYYYTILRANLTGLDGETVKEIAETARVEDRNHFEALVPRIYELGGSLPESMVDFHNVSGCPPASLPADPSDTMAMLTVLVEAERCAVRQYTHICNLTAGKDHRTYDLALSILNEEIEHESWFSEFLGEGPSGHFLRRGETSPFVSKFLR from the coding sequence ATGGCAAAAGTAACACGAAAGATGGTGGAAGATGCCGGTGTCGACGTCGATCACCTCATCGACCTTCTGGTGAAGAATGCAGCCGCAGAACTGACCACGTATTATTACTACACGATCCTGCGGGCGAACCTCACAGGCCTCGACGGCGAGACGGTGAAGGAGATCGCAGAAACGGCGCGTGTCGAAGATAGGAACCACTTCGAGGCGCTGGTGCCGCGTATCTACGAACTCGGGGGGAGTCTCCCTGAGAGCATGGTGGACTTCCACAATGTCTCGGGTTGCCCACCGGCCAGCCTGCCGGCAGATCCGTCGGACACCATGGCAATGCTGACGGTGCTTGTCGAGGCGGAACGCTGTGCCGTCCGACAGTATACACATATCTGCAACCTGACTGCAGGCAAGGACCACCGGACCTATGATCTTGCCCTTTCAATCCTCAATGAAGAGATCGAGCATGAATCATGGTTTTCCGAGTTCCTTGGCGAGGGGCCGTCCGGCCACTTTCTGCGTCGCGGGGAGACCTCACCCTTCGTCTCAAAATTCCTCAGGTAG
- a CDS encoding (5-formylfuran-3-yl)methyl phosphate synthase, with protein sequence MRLLVSPSSIEEARSALAADIIDVKKPSEGSLGANFPWVIRAIKELAGKPVSAAIGDFDYKPGGAALAAYGAACSGADYIKVGLMFDGKEKAFELSQAVVKAVKDEFPEKIVVIAAYSDYERLGTISPFEAAEAAAEAGADVAMIDTGMKDGKSTFSFMDTEMLAAYTAENRRRGLDTALAGSLTFEDLNALRSIDPEIIGVRGMVCGGDRSCTIRPELVEKAMAMIR encoded by the coding sequence ATGCGATTATTGGTCAGCCCGAGCAGTATCGAAGAGGCCCGGTCCGCACTCGCAGCAGACATCATCGATGTGAAAAAGCCGTCCGAGGGATCCCTCGGGGCCAACTTCCCATGGGTGATACGCGCCATCAAGGAGCTTGCAGGAAAACCGGTCAGTGCTGCCATCGGAGATTTTGACTATAAACCCGGAGGAGCCGCTCTTGCTGCATATGGCGCGGCATGCTCCGGTGCTGACTATATTAAAGTCGGATTGATGTTCGATGGCAAGGAAAAGGCCTTTGAACTCTCACAGGCCGTTGTAAAAGCGGTCAAAGATGAATTCCCTGAAAAAATCGTTGTCATCGCTGCCTATTCAGACTATGAACGTCTTGGCACCATCTCCCCCTTCGAAGCCGCAGAAGCAGCTGCCGAGGCGGGTGCCGACGTGGCAATGATCGACACGGGCATGAAAGACGGGAAGAGCACTTTCTCCTTCATGGATACCGAAATGCTCGCTGCCTATACCGCCGAGAACAGGCGGCGCGGCCTTGACACCGCCCTTGCCGGATCGCTGACATTCGAAGATCTCAACGCCCTCAGATCAATCGATCCCGAGATCATCGGTGTCAGGGGCATGGTCTGCGGTGGCGATCGGAGTTGCACCATCAGGCCCGAACTGGTGGAAAAGGCAATGGCCATGATCAGGTGA
- a CDS encoding mannose-1-phosphate guanylyltransferase/mannose-6-phosphate isomerase, whose translation MKTLILAGGSGTRLFPLSRSHFPKQYLQYFDGESLFQKTVRRALLTSDPDEIAVVTSNAHRFLAADQMAGIGMKGRILVEPTAKSTLPAVLFGVNSLMDGDEDTRVAVLPSDHLIEEGDAYIHALKRAEHLSQDHLVAFGIVPSSPHTGYGYIQPAEEVPGGYRVGRFTEKPDQETAQQFIADGCFWNAGMFLFSAHLLFSECRRCSPDVAAAFERPVDEAYRLTPAISIDYGLMERTDHAAVVPLPCMWSDVGSFDALSTVLPSDSNGNTVHGEYLGIDGKNNLVFSNRLVATIGVSEMAIVDTRDVLLVCPKAEAQRVGEVVNTLRAEGDGRCDLHTTVYRPWGSYSVLEEGPSFCIKRITVLPGRRLSLQLHHHRSEHWVVVRGTALVSNNGETSFIRPGESTYVPAGVRHRLENPGIIPLEVIEVQNGEHITEDDIVRFEDDFSRKEPERKPVVLSSYVAQ comes from the coding sequence ATGAAGACACTCATTCTCGCAGGGGGAAGCGGGACACGACTCTTTCCATTGAGCCGCTCGCATTTTCCGAAGCAATATCTCCAGTATTTCGACGGTGAATCGCTCTTTCAGAAGACCGTTCGACGCGCACTCCTCACATCAGATCCCGACGAGATTGCCGTTGTCACGAGCAATGCCCACCGATTTCTTGCAGCGGATCAGATGGCGGGCATCGGCATGAAGGGGCGGATTCTTGTCGAACCCACAGCGAAGAGCACCCTTCCGGCTGTTCTCTTTGGCGTCAATTCCCTGATGGATGGGGATGAGGATACAAGGGTCGCCGTCCTCCCGTCTGACCACCTCATCGAGGAGGGCGATGCGTATATCCATGCTCTGAAGAGAGCAGAACATCTCTCACAGGATCATCTCGTCGCCTTCGGGATTGTGCCGTCCTCACCGCATACCGGCTACGGCTACATCCAGCCGGCAGAAGAGGTTCCCGGCGGTTATCGTGTGGGGCGCTTCACCGAAAAACCGGATCAGGAAACAGCACAGCAGTTCATCGCCGACGGGTGTTTCTGGAATGCAGGCATGTTCCTCTTTTCGGCCCACCTTCTCTTCAGCGAGTGTCGGAGGTGCTCACCGGACGTCGCCGCCGCCTTCGAACGTCCGGTTGACGAGGCCTACCGGTTGACCCCGGCGATCTCGATCGATTATGGCCTGATGGAACGGACAGACCATGCGGCTGTTGTCCCATTGCCCTGCATGTGGAGCGATGTGGGAAGTTTCGATGCCCTGTCGACCGTGCTCCCCTCCGATTCAAACGGCAACACCGTCCATGGAGAATATCTCGGGATTGACGGGAAGAACAACCTCGTCTTCTCAAACCGCCTCGTGGCCACAATCGGCGTCTCGGAGATGGCGATCGTCGACACCAGAGACGTCCTCCTCGTCTGCCCGAAGGCCGAGGCGCAGAGGGTCGGGGAGGTGGTCAACACGCTGCGGGCAGAGGGCGACGGGCGCTGCGATCTTCACACCACCGTTTATAGGCCCTGGGGCTCGTATTCTGTCCTCGAAGAGGGGCCCTCCTTCTGCATCAAACGGATCACCGTCCTGCCCGGCCGCCGCCTCTCCCTCCAGCTCCACCACCACCGGAGCGAGCACTGGGTGGTGGTGCGGGGGACGGCACTGGTCTCGAACAATGGCGAAACCTCCTTTATCAGGCCCGGAGAGAGCACCTATGTTCCGGCCGGTGTGCGTCATCGCCTGGAAAACCCCGGCATTATCCCGCTGGAGGTGATCGAAGTTCAGAACGGAGAACATATCACCGAGGACGATATCGTCCGCTTTGAAGACGATTTCAGCCGGAAGGAGCCCGAAAGGAAACCGGTAGTCCTATCATCCTATGTCGCCCAGTAG
- a CDS encoding SDR family oxidoreductase, protein MRYIVTGGAGFIGSHIAEALFAEHEVIIIDDLSAGHRQNLDGIPCEFVEGSVTDLDLLQEAFKGADGVFHQAAIASVPRSVEEPLTTHAANLTGTLNVLIAARDCGLKKVVMASTAAIYGEDPALPKTEEMPPHLCSPYAAQKLAGEHYASVFTRLYGLSTVCLRYFNVFGPRQDPSSQYSGVISIFADRILQGQPITIFGDGGQTRDFVFVKDVVQANLMAMESGAGGVFNIARGEQTDLNTLAATMMRATGEEVEVRYGPVRAGDVRHSLADVTKAKEVLGWEARWGIEEGLRETMAWAAGDR, encoded by the coding sequence ATGCGCTATATCGTCACCGGTGGGGCGGGCTTTATCGGCTCCCATATTGCAGAGGCGCTCTTTGCCGAGCACGAGGTGATCATCATCGACGACCTTTCGGCGGGACACCGGCAGAATCTCGACGGGATCCCCTGCGAATTCGTCGAGGGGAGTGTCACCGATCTGGACCTGTTACAGGAGGCGTTCAAAGGAGCGGATGGCGTCTTTCACCAGGCAGCGATCGCCTCGGTGCCCCGCTCGGTGGAGGAGCCCCTCACCACCCATGCCGCAAACCTGACCGGCACCCTGAATGTCCTTATCGCCGCACGTGACTGCGGCCTGAAAAAGGTGGTGATGGCATCAACGGCGGCGATCTATGGCGAGGACCCTGCCCTCCCAAAGACAGAGGAGATGCCGCCGCACCTCTGTTCCCCGTATGCGGCCCAGAAACTGGCTGGAGAGCACTATGCAAGCGTTTTTACACGGCTCTACGGCCTTTCCACCGTCTGCCTCCGCTACTTCAATGTCTTCGGGCCCAGACAGGATCCCTCATCCCAGTATTCGGGAGTGATCTCGATCTTTGCCGACCGGATCCTGCAGGGACAACCGATCACGATCTTCGGTGACGGTGGGCAGACCCGCGACTTTGTGTTTGTGAAGGATGTCGTGCAGGCAAACCTCATGGCGATGGAGTCAGGCGCCGGGGGCGTCTTCAATATCGCCAGGGGAGAACAGACCGACCTGAACACCCTCGCCGCCACGATGATGCGTGCCACCGGAGAGGAGGTCGAGGTGCGCTATGGACCGGTCAGGGCAGGAGACGTCCGCCACTCGCTGGCCGACGTGACAAAGGCAAAGGAGGTGCTCGGCTGGGAGGCACGGTGGGGAATCGAGGAGGGGTTGCGGGAAACGATGGCATGGGCGGCGGGCGACCGCTGA
- a CDS encoding MATE family efflux transporter produces MQKRTEGVELLTGDPRRAIIRLSGPMVVAMLLLSAYNLADAIWVAGLGYEALAAVGFVGPVFMVLIGLGIGLGAGVTSAIARRIGAGDKSGADRVATHAIVLSIAVSAVLTVPLVLLAGPIVTLLGAGPAAPPATVYGQIIFGGTIFVIFTNLAYAVLRGEGDTKRTMYAMAASSVLNIVLDPILIYWAGWGIAGAAWATVISIAAVSVLILYWFLVRADTYVRLSFSRFSLDRSIIADIFRVGIPASLEFALMSVLVIILNGILVLVSGTNAVAVYAAGWRVVTFAIIPFIAIGTSVVSVSGAAYGARQFDKIRIAHRFGVGIGIVIGIVTSALTWVLAPAISLLFSYSEESAHLAPSIVIFLRIMCLFYPFVPPGLISGSVFQGTGKGMTSLFLNLLRQLVFIAICAWVFAIPLGMNEIGVWWGIVAGDILGGIVAYGWARLYIGRICASAG; encoded by the coding sequence ATGCAAAAAAGAACAGAGGGCGTTGAACTCCTCACCGGGGATCCGCGACGCGCCATCATCCGTCTTTCCGGCCCCATGGTCGTGGCGATGCTCCTTCTCTCGGCCTATAACCTGGCCGACGCCATCTGGGTTGCGGGTCTTGGTTACGAGGCGCTCGCCGCAGTGGGATTTGTCGGCCCGGTCTTCATGGTGCTGATCGGTCTTGGGATCGGCCTCGGTGCGGGAGTCACCTCGGCGATTGCCCGCAGAATCGGTGCCGGTGATAAATCCGGAGCGGACAGGGTGGCAACACATGCCATTGTACTCTCGATCGCCGTTTCTGCGGTCCTGACCGTCCCGCTTGTGCTGCTGGCCGGCCCCATCGTCACCCTGCTCGGTGCCGGACCGGCAGCACCGCCGGCCACGGTCTACGGACAGATCATCTTCGGGGGCACCATATTCGTCATTTTCACCAACCTCGCATACGCTGTCCTCAGGGGGGAAGGCGACACCAAACGGACGATGTATGCGATGGCGGCCTCATCGGTCCTGAACATCGTCCTTGATCCCATTCTCATCTACTGGGCCGGATGGGGAATTGCAGGGGCTGCATGGGCAACAGTGATCTCCATCGCCGCCGTCTCGGTCCTCATCCTCTACTGGTTCCTGGTGCGGGCCGACACCTATGTACGCCTTTCATTCTCCCGGTTCTCTCTGGACCGCTCGATCATCGCTGATATCTTCAGGGTCGGCATTCCGGCAAGCCTGGAGTTCGCGCTGATGTCGGTGCTGGTGATTATCCTCAACGGCATCCTGGTCCTGGTCTCGGGCACCAATGCCGTGGCCGTGTATGCTGCCGGATGGCGTGTCGTCACCTTTGCGATCATCCCCTTCATTGCCATCGGCACCTCCGTGGTCTCGGTCTCCGGCGCCGCCTATGGGGCCAGGCAGTTCGATAAGATCCGTATCGCCCACCGTTTCGGGGTCGGCATCGGCATCGTGATCGGGATCGTCACCTCCGCCCTCACCTGGGTGCTGGCCCCGGCGATCTCACTCCTCTTCTCCTACTCTGAGGAGAGTGCGCATCTTGCCCCGTCCATCGTCATATTTCTCCGGATCATGTGCCTCTTCTACCCCTTCGTCCCGCCGGGGCTGATCTCGGGTTCGGTGTTTCAGGGGACCGGGAAGGGCATGACATCCCTGTTCCTCAACCTGCTGCGGCAGCTCGTCTTCATCGCCATCTGTGCTTGGGTGTTTGCCATACCGCTCGGCATGAACGAGATCGGTGTCTGGTGGGGGATCGTCGCCGGTGATATTCTGGGTGGAATTGTTGCCTATGGCTGGGCGAGGCTCTATATCGGCCGAATCTGTGCCAGTGCCGGATAG
- a CDS encoding ZIP family metal transporter, translating into MTALGAAAVFIMHGVDRKVLDAMLGFAAGVMIAASFWSLLLPAIEMSADSGLPQWIPAAAGFLAGGLFLRGIDLLLPHLHFGRPMEEAEGPETTWHRTTLLVLAITIHNIPEGLAVGVAFGALAAGHQTATLTAAIALAFGIGIQNFPEGMAVSLPLRREGFSRLRSFWYGQISGAVEPVAAIIGALTVIIATPILPYALAFAAGAMIFVVVEDVVPECHMNGNADIATMGTLIGFVVMMILDVALG; encoded by the coding sequence ATGACTGCGCTCGGCGCAGCGGCCGTCTTCATCATGCATGGCGTTGATCGGAAGGTTCTCGACGCGATGCTCGGGTTTGCCGCCGGAGTGATGATCGCCGCCAGTTTCTGGTCCCTGCTCCTGCCGGCGATCGAGATGTCGGCTGATAGCGGACTGCCGCAGTGGATACCGGCGGCGGCAGGATTTCTGGCAGGCGGACTCTTTCTCAGGGGGATCGATCTCCTCCTGCCGCACCTCCACTTCGGGCGGCCCATGGAGGAGGCCGAGGGGCCGGAGACCACCTGGCACCGTACCACCCTCCTTGTGCTTGCGATCACCATCCACAATATACCGGAGGGGCTTGCAGTGGGGGTGGCATTCGGGGCGCTCGCGGCCGGACACCAGACTGCAACTCTCACCGCCGCCATTGCACTCGCCTTCGGCATCGGCATCCAGAATTTTCCCGAGGGGATGGCGGTCTCCTTGCCCCTCAGGCGAGAGGGGTTCTCCCGCCTGCGGAGTTTCTGGTATGGACAGATCTCCGGTGCCGTCGAACCGGTCGCCGCCATCATCGGGGCGCTGACCGTGATCATTGCAACTCCCATCCTCCCCTACGCACTCGCCTTTGCCGCCGGCGCAATGATCTTTGTGGTGGTCGAGGATGTGGTGCCCGAGTGCCACATGAACGGCAATGCCGACATCGCCACGATGGGCACGCTGATCGGGTTTGTGGTGATGATGATACTGGACGTGGCCCTCGGATGA
- a CDS encoding pro-sigmaK processing inhibitor BofA family protein, giving the protein MFGSLLGIVIAILVAVLIYHFLKKAVYLVINAVVGVVILFLINALGIMHLLGKPDVPIDLITILISALGGIIGVVIVVLLHLIGVSL; this is encoded by the coding sequence ATGTTCGGATCACTCCTCGGGATCGTCATCGCCATCCTGGTTGCCGTGCTGATCTACCATTTTCTCAAGAAGGCGGTCTATCTGGTCATCAACGCCGTGGTCGGTGTGGTGATCCTGTTCCTGATCAACGCCCTCGGGATCATGCATCTGCTCGGGAAGCCCGATGTGCCGATCGATCTCATCACCATCCTGATCAGCGCTCTCGGTGGGATCATCGGCGTCGTCATCGTGGTTCTTCTCCATCTCATCGGCGTTTCGCTGTGA
- the guaB gene encoding IMP dehydrogenase, which produces MFTEKLTIPTALTFDDVLLVPAASTVEPNDADVHTIFSRRIPLNIPIVSSAMDTVTEGEMAIALARLGGLGVIHRNMHPEREVDEVVRVKRAEDLIERDVLKVGPDATLAEVEEMMNKYGIGGVPVIEDDRLIGIVSRRDIRAIVHRRGKEPIRTIMTQSPITAREDVTAEAALETMYANKVERLPVTNGDQRLLGIITMQDILEKRSYPQANRDQSGSLRVAAAVGPFDFDRAMMLDEAGVDALVVDCAHGHNLNVVKAVSEIKGSVRADVVAGNIATAAAATELSDYVDGLKVGIGPGSICTTRIVAGVGVPQVTAIASVAEVASPLGIPVIADGGVRYSGDIAKAIAAGATSVMMGSLLAGTDEAPGRVIAIQGRKYKQYRGMGSLGVMSGGESSDRYFQKKGIGRTKYVPEGVEGAIPYVGNVADVVYQLVGGLKSSMGYTGSATVDDLRKNGHFVRITAAGMGESHPHNILITDEAPNYRLMG; this is translated from the coding sequence ATGTTCACGGAAAAACTCACTATTCCGACAGCCCTCACCTTTGATGACGTCCTCCTCGTCCCCGCAGCCTCAACGGTCGAACCCAACGACGCCGATGTTCATACGATCTTCTCACGGCGCATCCCGCTCAATATCCCGATCGTCTCATCCGCCATGGACACCGTGACCGAAGGGGAGATGGCGATTGCCCTTGCCCGTCTCGGCGGTCTCGGCGTCATCCACCGCAACATGCACCCGGAGCGCGAGGTGGACGAGGTGGTCCGCGTCAAGCGTGCCGAGGATCTTATCGAGCGCGACGTGCTGAAGGTCGGGCCGGACGCCACCCTCGCCGAAGTCGAGGAGATGATGAACAAGTACGGTATCGGCGGCGTCCCGGTCATCGAGGATGACCGCCTCATCGGCATCGTGTCCAGACGGGATATCAGGGCAATCGTCCACCGCCGGGGAAAAGAACCGATCCGGACGATCATGACCCAGTCACCGATCACCGCCCGCGAGGACGTCACCGCCGAGGCGGCGCTCGAGACAATGTACGCCAACAAGGTCGAGCGTCTCCCGGTCACCAACGGCGACCAGCGCCTGCTCGGGATCATCACGATGCAGGACATCCTGGAGAAACGCTCCTATCCGCAGGCCAACCGCGATCAATCCGGGAGTCTGCGGGTTGCAGCCGCTGTCGGCCCCTTCGACTTCGATCGCGCCATGATGCTCGATGAGGCAGGTGTCGATGCCCTCGTGGTGGACTGCGCCCATGGCCACAACCTCAATGTGGTAAAGGCGGTCAGCGAGATCAAAGGGAGCGTCAGGGCGGATGTGGTGGCGGGCAACATCGCCACCGCCGCCGCCGCCACAGAGCTTTCGGATTATGTAGACGGCCTGAAGGTCGGTATCGGACCGGGTTCCATCTGCACAACACGCATTGTGGCAGGTGTCGGTGTCCCGCAGGTGACGGCGATCGCATCGGTCGCCGAGGTCGCCTCACCCCTCGGCATCCCCGTGATTGCCGATGGCGGCGTCCGCTACTCCGGAGATATTGCCAAGGCGATTGCAGCCGGCGCCACCTCGGTGATGATGGGAAGCCTCCTCGCCGGGACCGATGAGGCCCCCGGGCGCGTCATTGCCATCCAGGGACGGAAATACAAACAGTACCGCGGCATGGGCTCCCTGGGCGTGATGAGCGGCGGCGAGTCTTCGGACCGCTATTTCCAGAAGAAAGGGATCGGCAGGACAAAGTATGTCCCCGAAGGCGTTGAGGGAGCGATCCCGTACGTCGGAAACGTTGCAGATGTCGTCTATCAGCTCGTGGGCGGACTCAAGTCCTCAATGGGATATACCGGTTCGGCGACGGTCGATGACCTGCGCAAAAACGGACATTTCGTCCGCATAACTGCCGCAGGCATGGGCGAGTCGCACCCGCACAATATTCTCATCACCGACGAGGCGCCAAACTACCGGTTGATGGGCTGA
- a CDS encoding CS domain-containing protein, producing the protein MPNSPFDEIIRNFLRILEESFEGENEPPRIIGCTIIASGTPTPVQRQIEYEMTESDSCVYITARVPSWHDAAVQFEPDSVILSIGDREDVIRLDSPIDTEQSTFTLNRGVLDAVCVKAA; encoded by the coding sequence ATGCCGAACAGCCCCTTTGACGAGATAATCAGAAACTTTCTCCGGATCCTGGAAGAGTCCTTCGAAGGAGAGAACGAACCGCCCCGGATCATCGGATGCACCATCATCGCATCCGGCACGCCCACACCGGTGCAGCGGCAGATCGAGTACGAGATGACAGAATCCGATTCCTGTGTGTATATCACCGCCCGGGTGCCGTCCTGGCATGATGCTGCAGTACAGTTTGAACCGGATTCGGTCATCCTCTCAATTGGAGACAGAGAGGACGTGATCAGACTGGACTCACCGATCGACACCGAACAGAGTACGTTCACCCTGAACAGGGGTGTTCTTGACGCAGTGTGTGTGAAGGCCGCCTGA
- a CDS encoding acetate uptake transporter family protein — MVASHDHPFANPGPAGLMVLAFYLCCLWPIATHQAPHDLAVVLVPLGMAGGIIQLVAGIIELRNGQIMTGNILLAFSTFMFLGMGENLLKALEIMPANTMAVDGWIFLLMGILMCGFTIGHLPGPLAPFLFMIATDLFFVPAGLYFLTGYDILWTVAGWDLPFVVIAIVWVVLGTVLNSVYGRTVLPLGPSLIRKEVPQK; from the coding sequence ATGGTTGCCTCCCATGACCACCCCTTCGCAAATCCCGGTCCTGCCGGGTTGATGGTGCTCGCCTTCTATCTCTGCTGCCTCTGGCCGATCGCCACCCATCAGGCCCCCCACGACCTTGCTGTCGTGCTCGTCCCCCTGGGAATGGCAGGCGGCATCATTCAGCTCGTTGCCGGGATCATCGAACTGAGGAATGGCCAGATCATGACAGGGAACATCCTGCTCGCCTTCTCCACCTTCATGTTCCTGGGAATGGGCGAAAACCTCCTCAAGGCACTCGAGATCATGCCCGCAAATACAATGGCCGTAGACGGGTGGATCTTCCTGCTCATGGGAATCCTGATGTGCGGGTTCACGATCGGACATCTCCCCGGTCCCCTCGCCCCCTTCCTCTTCATGATCGCCACCGATCTCTTCTTCGTTCCGGCAGGACTCTATTTCCTCACCGGCTATGATATCCTCTGGACGGTCGCCGGATGGGATCTGCCCTTTGTCGTCATCGCCATCGTCTGGGTGGTGCTCGGAACCGTCCTGAACAGCGTGTATGGGAGGACGGTCCTCCCTCTCGGCCCCTCATTGATCCGGAAAGAAGTGCCTCAAAAATAA
- a CDS encoding ArsR/SmtB family transcription factor, whose product MFDNGETSRLLDILGNRNRRRIIELLRQKPCFVTEISDKLTISPKAVIEHLQMMEHERILASFHDDRRRKYYCLTREIRIDVRFGEDDAAPLPSPAVTRETRYLAALSMLSRMIRTRDSLIARLEEIEREIDTKMNDIVRYSREILSDESEMDLVLALAHCTLTRRDLEEVMGMDAGPVERMLEDLIRKGIVEQNGNQYMLRGLYAEQPL is encoded by the coding sequence ATGTTTGATAACGGCGAGACCTCACGCCTCCTTGACATCCTCGGCAACCGAAATCGCCGGCGAATCATCGAGCTTCTCAGGCAGAAACCCTGTTTTGTCACCGAGATCTCGGATAAACTGACGATCTCGCCCAAGGCGGTGATCGAGCACCTCCAGATGATGGAGCACGAGCGAATCCTCGCGTCCTTCCATGACGATCGCCGACGAAAATATTACTGTCTCACGCGGGAGATCAGGATTGATGTCCGGTTCGGCGAGGATGATGCCGCCCCACTGCCTTCCCCGGCGGTCACGCGGGAGACGCGGTATCTGGCCGCACTCTCCATGCTCTCGAGGATGATCAGGACGCGCGACTCGTTGATCGCTCGCCTTGAGGAGATCGAGCGGGAGATCGACACCAAGATGAACGACATCGTCCGCTATAGCCGGGAGATCCTCTCCGACGAATCAGAGATGGACCTGGTCCTCGCCCTTGCCCACTGCACCCTGACACGGCGCGACCTCGAGGAGGTCATGGGCATGGATGCCGGACCGGTGGAGCGGATGCTTGAGGATCTCATCAGGAAGGGAATCGTCGAACAGAACGGAAACCAGTATATGTTGCGTGGTCTCTATGCCGAACAGCCCCTTTGA